A part of Halictus rubicundus isolate RS-2024b chromosome 4, iyHalRubi1_principal, whole genome shotgun sequence genomic DNA contains:
- the Obp12 gene encoding odorant binding protein 12 → MKYFSVLLCLFLCYELSTQEPMRPFHGRKRSKGFFDECLEHFGVPRGELANIRNFDEVTAQLKKGEDDLRNVGCFLACLYQEHDLMTGNTFVRHPLSEDDNDYHFEQIRDGCMDSAEGAGDECDVALAFKECMEASWTTPAPLS, encoded by the exons ATGAAATACTTCTCCGTTCTTCTCTGCCTCTTCCTCTGCTAT GAACTGTCAACGCAAGAGCCAATGCGACCTTTCCATGGACGAAAAAGGTCGAAAGGTTTCTTCGACGAATGCTTGGAACATTTCGGTGTCCCACGTG GCGAACTGGCGAACATTCGAAATTTCGATGAAGTGACAGCTCAGTTGAAGAAGGGCGAAGATGATCTCAGAAATGTCGGATGTTTCCTCGCATGCTTGTATCAAGAACACGATTTG ATGACGGGAAATACTTTCGTTAGACACCCGCTATCAGAAGATGACAATGACTATCATTTTGAGCAAATTCGGGACGGTTGCATGGATAGCG CTGAGGGAGCAGGTGACGAGTGTGACGTCGCTCTTGCTTTCAAAGAGTGCATGGAAGCATCCTGGACTACTCCGGCACCACTATCGTGA
- the LOC143353863 gene encoding uncharacterized protein LOC143353863: MFARRRRTSKTSDSTSDVTISFVAWQKLLVVLLTLVPIGFLIWPRYGTRELTKFESLDNISRSSIASMQTNLFTVETTTVRKNVGYLLDQRSSPSPAYCRITACPTVICSSIPKTVDVGNVTSVFIETIFKAECKDATVKLSLNNSSFLSNSLRKNWLSTSLSIEELELDSCSLREIEDDAFDHPSFEGTKKLTLLKNRLTSLRKAAFRPLTSLEKLIIRENFIEQVESNLLENAAGSLSNLDLNGVIDDPLFLRNITGGKVLKKLEILSLRGNFISEITDESFRGAPNVQSLYLINSGIVSMSRGSLEPMSSSIIQLFLTENKISSLPKGIFDSMLQRQKPFRVELNANGWNCDCGLQWMQDLINTHPNVITSSPICSSPSENAGKSFIAAEFCPFNSTGPAITTSTTHNSQTTTKKPEMIAVTCSIPEFFPSPGGSRKLLSTDLEFPSGVPGFLVDSVTDKSIVLKLPSLEQGLALLWFDNGSPKRSVSCAKHVRRSYHVQNVDPETSYTICLLTDNEDTVSPLNCLAATTLPAYMSRTWLRNADKAQTVILLTLVVATVFFIGIFATFLIVWKYPSLLQGSKRVMLVKKNELDAIVLPKGVNVEKKGWRRGGVAQGDNKVEDGYITPLPPAPLLPPRTSRISRVSLLSDWHSYVSEVEPTETQLTSWGLARLHSDLENQTADAPPLPPYPLNDVSSLSLTVEAKTHDAEYEMSSV, from the exons ATGTTcgctagaagaagaagaacctcGAAGACCTCGGATTCTACGTCCGACGTGACGATAAG TTTCGTTGCATGGCAGAAGCTTCTGGTGGTGCTTTTAACTCTCGTTCCAATCGGTTTCCTGATTTGGCCACGCTACGGAACACGGGAACTGACCAAATTCGAATCACTGGATAACATTTCAAGAAGTTCAATCGCCAGCATGCAGACAAACCTATTCACAGTGGAAACAACAACAGTACGAAAAAATGTTGGATACTTGCTCGATCAGAGATCGAGTCCGAGTCCGGCTTACTGTCGGATCACTGCGTGCCCGACTGTGATCTGCTCCTCTATCCCCAAAACGGTAGATGTTGGCAATGTGACATCGGTTTTCATAGAAACGATCTTCAAG GCTGAATGCAAGGACGCCACCGTCAAGCTGTCGTTGAACAACTCCTCGTTCCTGAGTAACTCGCTGCGGAAGAATTGGCTGAGCACCAGCCTGTCGATCGAAGAGTTAGAGCTGGACAGCTGTTCGCTCCGCGAAATAGAAGACGACGCGTTCGACCATCCGAGTTTCGAGGGAACGAAGAAACTTACCCTGTTGAAGAACCGTCTGACCTCCCTCCGCAAGGCCGCCTTCCGCCCTCTGACCAGCCTTGAGAAACTAATCATCCGGGAGAACTTCATCGAACAAGTCGAATCCAATTTACTGGAGAACGCTGCGGGTTCTCTGAGCAATCTCGACCTCAACGGAGTGATCGACGATCCGCTGTTCCTGCGGAACATCACCGGCGGGAAGGTCCTGAAAAAACTGGAGATCCTATCCTTGCGAGGGAACTTCATCTCCGAAATCACCGACGAATCCTTCCGCGGAGCGCCGAACGTCCAATCACTCTATCTCATCAACTCCGGCATCGTCAGTATGTCGCGAGGGTCGCTGGAACCGATGTCCTCCTCTATAATTCAATTGTTTCTAACCGAGAACAAAATCTCCTCGCTGCCGAAAGGAATATTCGACTCGATGCTTCAGCGACAGAAGCCTTTCCGCGTGGAGCTGAACGCCAACGGTTGGAACTGCGACTGTGGCCTGCAATGGATGCAGGATCTAATTAACACTCATCCGAACGTGATAACCAGCAGTCCGATCTGCTCATCTCCGTCCGAGAACGCTGGGAAATCTTTCATCGCCGCAGAGTTCTGTCCATTTAATTCCACTGGCCCTGCAATTACAACGTCGACGACTCACAACTCGCAAACTACCACGAAGAAGCCCGAGATGATCGCTGTGACCTGCAGCATTCCCGAGTTCTTCCCTTCTCCCGGTGGCTCGCGAAAGCTACTTTCCACCGATCTGGAATTCCCTTCTGGCGTTCCCGGGTTCCTGGTCGACTCGGTCACAGATAAGAGCATCGTGCTGAAGCTGCCCAGCCTGGAGCAGGGACTCGCGCTGCTCTGGTTCGACAATGGCAGCCCGAAACGCTCGGTCAGCTGTGCGAAACACGTCCGGCGCAGTTATCATGTGCAGAATGTCGATCCGGAGACCTCCTACACGATCTGTTTGCTGACCGACAACGAGGACACCGTGTCCCCGTTGAATTGCTTGGCGGCGACCACCTTGCCCGCCTACATGTCCAGGACTTGGCTGAGGAACGCGGACAAGGCGCAAACCGTGATCCTGCTGACCCTGGTGGTCGCAACGGTGTTCTTCATCGGGATCTTCGCGACCTTCCTGATCGTCTGGAAGTACCCGTCGCTGCTGCAGGGAAGCAAACGGGTGATGCTCGTGAAGAAGAACGAGCTCGACGCCATCGTCCTCCCGAAAGGGGTCAATGTCGAGAAGAAAGGCTGGAGGAGGGGGGGTGTCGCTCAGGGGGACAATAAAGTTGAGGATGGTTACATCACTCCTCTGCCACCGGCGCCTCTGCTTCCTCCCAGGACTTCCAGGATCTCCAGGGTGAGTCTCCTGAGCGATTGGCACAGCTATGTGTCCGAGGTCGAGCCCACTGAGACGCAGCTGACTTCCTGGGGACTGGCGAGGCTTCACAGCGACCTTGAGAACCAGACAGCGGATGCTCCACCGCTGCCACCGTACCCTTTGAACGACGTGTCTTCGTTGTCTTTGACGGTGGAGGCTAAAACCCATGATGCAGAGTACGAGATGTCCTCAGTTTGA
- the Tpnciiib gene encoding troponin C type IIIb: protein MEEIQLSKDQIAQLKMGFDAFDPDKKEVINTDMVATILGMMGMKIPSEQLNSVISEFDPFGSGEMNFQEFCGLASRFMEEETDTEAMQQELREAFRLYDREGNGYITTDVFRDILHELDDALSPEELDMIIEEVDTDGSGTLDFEEFMEVMTG from the exons ATG GAGGAGATCCAACTGAGCAAGGACCAAATTGCGC AACTCAAGATGGGTTTCGACGCTTTCGACCCCGACAAGAAAGAGGTCATCAACACCGACATGGTCGCCACCATTCTGGGAATGATGGGCATGAAGATCCCATCCGAACAGCTAAATTCCGTCATCTCCGAGTTCGATCCGTTCG GATCTGGGGAGATGAATTTCCAAGAGTTCTGCGGGCTGGCGTCCCGGTTCATGGAGGAGGAAACGGACACGGAGGCGATGCAGCAAGAGTTGAGGGAAGCTTTCCGGTTGTACGACAGGGAAGGGAACGGGTACATCACGACCGACGTGTTCCGAGATATCCTCCACGAGCTGGATGACGCGCTGTCCCCGGAGGAGCTTGACATGATCATCGAGGAGGTGGACACCGATGGATCTGGCACACTCGATTTCGAAG AATTCATGGAGGTCATGACAGGCTAA
- the Tpnciiia gene encoding troponin C type IIIa, whose protein sequence is MDDLTKDQIALLKKAFDAFDHDKKGSIGTDMVGTILTMLGYELSEKTLKEIIQEVDEDGSGQLEFEEFCTLAARFLVEEDSEAMQQELREAFRLYDKEGNGYITTAVFRDILHELDDKLTPQELDMMIEEIDADGSGTLDFDEFMEVMTGGDD, encoded by the exons ATG GATGATCTGACCAAGGACCAAATCGCCC TTCTGAAGAAAGCCTTCGATGCCTTCGATCACGACAAGAAAGGCAGCATCGGCACAGACATGGTGGGAACGATATTGACCATGTTGGGTTACGAGCTCAGCGAGAAGACTCTGAAGGAAATCATCCAGGAAGTTGACGAAGATG GATCCGGTCAGCTGGAGTTCGAAGAGTTCTGCACGCTAGCTGCGAGGTTCTTGGTAGAGGAGGATTCCGAGGCGATGCAACAAGAATTGCGCGAAGCTTTCCGGTTGTACGACAAAGAGGGTAACGGCTACATCACCACGGCCGTGTTCCGTGACATTCTCCACGAGCTGGACGACAAACTGACGCCGCAGGAGCTCGACATGATGATCGAGGAAATTGACGCCGACGGTTCCGGAACCCTCGACTTCGACG AGTTCATGGAAGTTATGACTGGCGGTGACGACTAA